The sequence GTCTGCTTGCAGTAATAAACTCTGAGTAAGGCTATTACCTTGTTTCAGTTTGGTATAAAGCTTAGGCAAAAAGTGGTCGTAGTCTGACCCGTTTACCTTCTGGAGTAGTTCAATTGCATTAAGCAGGGGTAGACCAGACTCCAGTAGGCTCAACAGTTGCTCTGCAAACTGGAGCTGTCCTTTGATTCCTAAATGGCGACGCAGTAGGAAGTGCATCATCAGCAATAAGACCCAATTTCATGGGTAAGCAGATCTGGATTGATCAGACCTTGCCGAACATAATGCATACCCGCTGAATGCATATTTAGAGAACATGTATCTTGACTAAAAATCATGCGGTGATTCAATACTTCATGGACGCCAATTCTGCCAAAGTAACCAGAACCTTTGCACTTTGAGCAATCGGAGTCCAGAGTGCGCCCTTTGCATTTTTGGCAATAGGCCTTTACTAGACGTTGAGAGCTTACACAATGTAGACAAGATTCAATATGTTCCTGTTCAATACCCAAAGTTTTAAGACGTGCAATCGCACCGCGTGCATTACGAGTATGGAGTGTGCTGAGAACCAGATGCCCAGTTTGAGCTGCTTCAATGACTACTCGAGCTGAGGCCGAGTCTCTAATTTCTCCAATCATGAGTACATCGGGGTCTTGACGTAACAGTGCGCGAATAATTGTTGCAAAATCGAGGCCTGCTTTTTCATGGAATGACACTTGGTTAATACCAGGGAGCCGAATTTCAATCGGGTCTTCAATCGAGCAAAGATTTTTCTCAGGTTGATTTAACTCTCTTAGACAGCTGTATAGGGTACGCGTTTTACCTGATCCCGTTGGTCCTGTAACCAATATCAAACCATGAGGCTGATGAATTGCTGAGCGAAAAATAGCTAGCTGTTCTGGTAGCAAACCAACGCGATCTAAGGAAAGTTCCTCAATCAGACTTGGCAGAATTCGGACTACTGCTTTTTCTCCATGAAGTGTCGGCATAGTTGATACACGACAATCAACATCAGGTTTACTAAAGTCTGTTCCAATACAAAGCCGACCATCTTGAGGAAGGCGCCTTTCAGCAATATCCAGGCGAGCCAATATCTTGATGCGGGTGATTAAGCGCTCATGCAGGGAGTTTGGGTGGGAGACGAGATGCTGAAGTGCCCCATCAATTCGGAGGCGAACTACGGTTTCTTGAGAGCTAGCTTCAATATGAATATCCGAAGCCTTTGATTGCAATGCAGTGACAGTAATTTCATGCCAGGCTCGGATGATGAAGCTGTCATCTTCAAATTGACTCAAGCCCCACCGATGAAACTATGGGGTTGATGGAGTTTGACGGTTTTAATTCCTTGATCATCGAACTGGACAATTTCCATCACGATACCTGCAATTCGAATGCTCACATCATGGTCTGGAATAGCCTCTAGTTTTTCTAGGATGAGCCCATTCAGTGTCCTTGGCCCATCTAGTGGTAGCTCTAGATTGAGCAAACGATTCAAATCACGCAACGAGGCACTTCCACTCGCGATATAAGTTCCGTCTTCTAGCCAGCGGGCCTCATTAGATAGATTGGAGAATGAGGTAGTGAACTCACCAATCAGCTCCTCAACGATGTCTTCGAAAGTAACTAAGCCTAATACCTCACCATATTCATTCACTACCAGACTGAGACGCTGCTGGTTATCTTGAAAAAATTGCATTTGCTGCAATACAGGCGTTCCGCTAGGAATGAAATAGGGTTCATTCAATAGGGCTCTAAAGTCTTCATGCTCGAGCTCTTGATGGCCCAGCAGGCTAAGCGCTTTTTTAACAGACAAAATGCCAATAATTTTTTCTGAGTCGCCATCACATACGGGTAATTTATTGTGATAACAGGTTTCTAAATCTTCAATCACATCCCGAATTGGTCTAGAGATATCTAGCATTTCAATTTTTGCTCTCGGCGTCATGACATCATCTACCAAAATATTTTCAAGATTGAATAGATTCAGTAAAATATTACGGTGATGATTTGAAGAGAAGCGGCTCGATTCCAAAACCAAACTACGCAATTCTTCTTTACTCAGAGCTTTATGTTCAGTAGAGGCCTCTAGTCTGAAAAGACTCATCAAGCTAGATACAAAGTAGTTAATAAACCAAAGCAGAGGTTTGAGGATAAAAATTAATGGTAGGATGAGCCAGCCAACGCTTGATGAAATCCGTTCTGGAAATGCTGCACCAATCACTTTAGGAGTGATCTCGCTAAAAACAATAATGAGAAATGCAGCGACTAAGGTCGCAATTGAGAGAACATAACCAGTATCGCCAAAGAAGTGTAGGGCAATGCCTGTAACTAAAATCGATAAAACGGTATTAATTAAATTATTCGAAATCAACAGTACTGAAAGTAAAGAATCAATTCTTTTAAGGAGTTTTTCGGCTAGAGCTGCACCAGTATTACCAGCCTTGGCCATGGCTCGTAAGCGGTGGCGATTAGCTGAAATCATGCTGGTCTCGGCCATCGAGAAAAATCCCGAAAGAGCTAGCAAGAAAATGACTAAAGCAACTTGACCATAAAAAGGCCAGTCGTGAAAAAAGTTATCCATTGAATCTATCTTTAAATGACATGACAATCAATATAGCAAAGTAGTAGCTAGAGAGCTATCAATCCGTGTCCGCAGGTCAATACAGCTTTCTTAAACCTATGTCAGAATATTCTGAATGACTACCCCTAAATCTATTGCCGATCTAGAAGCTTCAAATTACTGCGTGATTCAAGCGCCTTTTGGCCACCTAGGAATCTGGACTGAGGTGGTTGATGGTAGTTTGATGCTTTCTAGGATCGACTACCTGCCTACTAAATCTAAGCTGATTGCGCCAAGAAATTTATTGGCAAAAGAGGTTCAGAAGCAGTGCATGGCCTATTTTAAAGATCCCCACTATGTGTTTGATATTCCACTTAAGCCCATTGGCACAGTCCATCAAGAAAAGGTCTGGCGTTCTACACAACAGATTCCATTAGGTCAAACGGCAACCTATGGAGAGATCGCGAGCAAAATTAAAAGTGGGCCAAGAGCAGTCGGAAATGCTTGTGG comes from Polynucleobacter paneuropaeus and encodes:
- a CDS encoding GspE/PulE family protein, whose amino-acid sequence is MSQFEDDSFIIRAWHEITVTALQSKASDIHIEASSQETVVRLRIDGALQHLVSHPNSLHERLITRIKILARLDIAERRLPQDGRLCIGTDFSKPDVDCRVSTMPTLHGEKAVVRILPSLIEELSLDRVGLLPEQLAIFRSAIHQPHGLILVTGPTGSGKTRTLYSCLRELNQPEKNLCSIEDPIEIRLPGINQVSFHEKAGLDFATIIRALLRQDPDVLMIGEIRDSASARVVIEAAQTGHLVLSTLHTRNARGAIARLKTLGIEQEHIESCLHCVSSQRLVKAYCQKCKGRTLDSDCSKCKGSGYFGRIGVHEVLNHRMIFSQDTCSLNMHSAGMHYVRQGLINPDLLTHEIGSYC
- a CDS encoding HlyC/CorC family transporter, translated to MDNFFHDWPFYGQVALVIFLLALSGFFSMAETSMISANRHRLRAMAKAGNTGAALAEKLLKRIDSLLSVLLISNNLINTVLSILVTGIALHFFGDTGYVLSIATLVAAFLIIVFSEITPKVIGAAFPERISSSVGWLILPLIFILKPLLWFINYFVSSLMSLFRLEASTEHKALSKEELRSLVLESSRFSSNHHRNILLNLFNLENILVDDVMTPRAKIEMLDISRPIRDVIEDLETCYHNKLPVCDGDSEKIIGILSVKKALSLLGHQELEHEDFRALLNEPYFIPSGTPVLQQMQFFQDNQQRLSLVVNEYGEVLGLVTFEDIVEELIGEFTTSFSNLSNEARWLEDGTYIASGSASLRDLNRLLNLELPLDGPRTLNGLILEKLEAIPDHDVSIRIAGIVMEIVQFDDQGIKTVKLHQPHSFIGGA
- a CDS encoding methylated-DNA--[protein]-cysteine S-methyltransferase; the encoded protein is MTTPKSIADLEASNYCVIQAPFGHLGIWTEVVDGSLMLSRIDYLPTKSKLIAPRNLLAKEVQKQCMAYFKDPHYVFDIPLKPIGTVHQEKVWRSTQQIPLGQTATYGEIASKIKSGPRAVGNACGANPFPLITPCHRVVSAQGLGGYMQEDSPGFYRAIKIWLLRHEGVL